Proteins co-encoded in one Coregonus clupeaformis isolate EN_2021a chromosome 17, ASM2061545v1, whole genome shotgun sequence genomic window:
- the ago3b gene encoding protein argonaute-3 has product MEIGTSGDVGAQALFSVPRRPGFGTMGKPIKLLANCFQVDIPKMDVYLYEVDIKPEKCPRRVNREVVDSMVKHFKVTIFGDRRPVYDGKRSLYTANPLPVATAGVDLDVTLPGDGGKDRPFKVSIKFVSLVSWHMLHEVLTGRTMPEPLELDKPISTNPVHAVDVVLRHLPSMKYTPVGRSFFSSPEGYDHPLGGGREVWFGFHQSVRPAMWKMMLNIDVSATAFYKAQPMIQFMCEVLDIHNIDEQPRPLTDSHRVKFTKEIKGLKVEVTHCGTMRRKYRVCNVTRRPTSHQTFPLQLENGQTVERTVAQYFREKYSLQLKYPHLPCLQVGQEQKHTYLPLEVCNIVAGQRCIKKLTDNQTSTMIKATARSAPDRQEEISRLVRSANYEVDPFVQEFQFRVRDEMAQVTGRVLPAPGLQYGGRVSSEQFMPQQMNPAVSLQNRTVATPSHGVWDMRGKQFHTGVEIKMWAIACFATQRQCREEILKGFTDQLRKISKDAGMPIQGQPCFCKYAQGSDSVEPMFRHLKNTYTGLQLIIVILPGKTPVYAEVKRVGDTLLGMATQCVQVKNVVKTSPQTLSNLCLKINVKLGGINNILVPHQRPSVFQQPVIFLGADVTHPPAGDGKKPSIAAVVGSMDAHPSRYCATVRVQRPRQEVIQDLASMVRELLIQFYKSTRYKPTRIIFYRDGVSEGQFRQVLYYELLAIREACIMLEKEYQPGITYIVVQKRHHTRLFCADRNERVGRSGNIPAGTTVDTDITHPYEFDFYLCSHAGIQGTSRPSHYHVLWDDNCFTADEFQLLTYQLCHTYVRCTRSVSIPAPAYYAHLVAFRARYHLVDKEHDSAEGSHVSGQSNGRDPTALAKAVQIHHDTLRTMYFA; this is encoded by the exons gaGATGTTGGGGCCCAGGCCCTGTTCTCAGTTCCGCGGCGGCCTGGCTTTGGCACCATGGGGAAGCCTATCAAGCTGCTGGCCAACTGTTTCCAGGTGGATATCCCCAAGATGGACGTCTACCTCTATGAGGTAGACATCAAGCCCGAGAAGTGCCCGCGTCGCGTCAACAG GGAGGTGGTGGACTCCATGGTGAAGCACTTCAAGGTGACCATCTTTGGGGACCGAAGGCCAGTCTACGATGGGAAGAGGAGCCTCTACACAGCCAACCCCCTACCAGTCGCCACAGCAGGG GTGGATCTGGACGTCACCCTGCCAGGGGACGGCGGTAAGGATCGCCCCTTCAAAGTGTCCATCAAGTTTGTGTCGCTAGTCAGCTGGCACATGCTGCACGAGGTCCTGACGGGGCGCACCATGCCTGAGCCCTTGGAGCTGGACAAGCCCATCAGCACCAACCCTGTACACGCTGTCGACGTGGTGCTGCGACACCTGCCCTCCATGAA gTATACCCCAGTGGGgcgctccttcttctcctccccaGAGGGTTATGACCACCCCCTGGGCGGGGGCAGGGAGGTGTGGTTCGGCTTCCACCAGTCGGTGCGGCCCGCCATGTGGAAGATGATGCTCAACATTGACG TATCGGCCACGGCGTTCTACAAGGCCCAGCCGATGATCCAGTTCATGTGTGAGGTCCTGGACATCCACAACATAGACGAGCAGCCCCGGCCCCTCACCGACTCCCACAGGGTCAAGTTCACCAAAGAGATCAAAG GTCTGAAGGTGGAAGTGACCCACTGCGGGACGATGCGGAGGAAGTACAGAGTGTGTAACGTGACCCGCCGCCCTACCAGCCACCAGAC GTTCCCCCTGCAGCTGGAGAATGGTCAGACAGTGGAGCGCACGGTGGCCCAGTACTTCAGAGAGAAGTACAGCCTGCAGCTGAAGTACCCCCACCTCCCCTGCCTCCAGGTGGGCCAGGAGCAGAAACACACCTACCTGCCCCTGGAG GTGTGCAACATAGTAGCTGGCCAGCGCTGTATTAAAAAACTCACTGATAACCAGACGTCCACCATGATCAAAGCCACGGCCCGCTCTGccccagacagacaggaggagatcAGCAGGCTG GTGCGTAGTGCGAACTATGAGGTGGACCCGTTCGTCCAGGAGTTCCAGTTCCGCGTGCGTGACGAGATGGCTCAGGTGACGGGCCGTGTGCTGCCAGCCCCCGGGCTGCAGTACGGCGGCAGGGTGAGCTCGGAACAGTTCATG cccCAGCAGATGAACCCTGCGGTGTCGTTGCAGAACCGCACGGTGGCCACACCCAGCCACGGCGTGTGGGACATGAGGGGCAAACAGTTCCACACCGGGGTGGAGATCAAGATGTGGGCCATCGCCTGCTTCGCCACGCAGAGGCAGTGTCGCGAGGAGATCCTCAA GGGTTTCACTGACCAGCTGCGTAAGATCTCTAAGGATGCTGGGATGCCCATCCAGGGCCAGCCATGTTTCTGTAAATACGCCCAGGGATCGGACAGTGTGGAGCCCATGTTCAGGCACCTGAAGAACACCTACACTGGCCTGCAGCTCATCATCGTCATCCTGCCTGGGAAGACCCCTGTCTATG CTGAGGTGAAGCGGGTTGGAGACACTCTCCTGGGCATGGCCACTCAGTGTGTCCAGGTGAAGAACGTGGTGAAGACGTCCCCCCAGACCCTCTCCAACCTCTGCCTCAAGATCAACGTCAAACTGGGGGGCATCAACAACATCCTGGTGCCACACCAACG TCCCTCAGTGTTCCAGCAGCCTGTTATCTTCCTGGGGGCCGACGTCACTCACCCTCCAGCCGGAGACGGAAAGAAGCCATCCATCGCCGCG GTGGTGGGCAGTATGGACGCCCACCCCAGCAGGTACTGTGCCACCGTGAGGGTCCAGAGACCCAGACAGGAGGTGATCCAGGACCTGGCCTCCATGGTGCGGGAGCTCCTCATCCAGTTCTATAAGTCCACCCGCTACAAACCCACCAGAATAATATTTTACAGGGATGGCGTGTCAGAGGGTCAGTTCAGACAG GTGCTGTACTATGAGCTGCTGGCCATCAGGGAAGCCTGTATCATGTTGGAGAAGGAGTACCAGCCAGGCATCACCTACATCGTGGTGCAGAAACGCCACCACACACGCCTCTTCTGTGCCGACCGCAACGAGCGG GTTGGACGAAGTGGTAACATTCCTGCAGGCACCACTGTGGACACAGACATCACTCACCCCTATGAGTTTGACTTTTACCTCTGCAGCCACGCAGGAATACAG GGTACGAGCCGACCATCCCACTACCACGTCCTGTGGGACGACAACTGCTTCACTGCTGACGAGTTCCAGCTGCTCACCTACCAGCTGTGCCACACCTATGTCCGCTGCACCCGCTCGGTCTCCATCCCCGCGCCAGCCTACTACGCCCACCTGGTGGCCTTCCGCGCCCGCTACCACCTGGTGGACAAAGAACATGACAG TGCGGAGGGCAGCCACGTCTCGGGGCAGAGTAACGGCCGAGACCCCACGGCCCTCGCCAAGGCTGTTCAGATTCATCACGACACACTGAGGACCATGTATTTCGCCTGA